One Streptomyces sp. NBC_00435 DNA segment encodes these proteins:
- the tkt gene encoding transketolase, producing the protein MTVATAPQGSALLWEDADRRAVEVARALTVDAVEAAGHGHPGTAMSLAPAAYLLFQQLLRHDPQDPRWAGRDRFVLSCGHASLTLYTQLYLSGYGLTLDDLKGLRTEGSLTPAHPEYGHTPGVETTTGPLGQGLANAVGMAMAARRERGLFDPEAAPGTSPFDHTVWAIASEGDLEEGVAHEASSLAGHQRLGNLVVLYDENRISIEDDRQIAHSEDTLARYRAYGWHVQEVDWTATGEATEYTEDVAALHRALTTARETTDRPSLVSLRTIIGWPAPKKRNTGGIHGSALGAEEAAGAKAAMGLDPSLSFQVPAEVLAHARRVVDRGAEAHRQWDKTLADWRALNPERAELFDRLSERRLPEGWQENLPVFPAGGQIATRKASGEVLNALASVLPELWGGSADLAESNLTTMKGEPSFIPEELATEAYSGHQYGRTLHFGIREHAMGAILNGIALHGGTRPYGGTFLVFSDYMRPAVRLAAMMKLPVTYVWTHDSTGLGEDGPTHQPIEHLWSLRAIPGLDVVRPADANETVVAWRTILENDDRPAGLCLSRQNLPVLERTEESGLSPAEGAARGGYVLAEADGGRPQAILIATGSEVPIALDARRILQDGGLATRVVSMPCLEWFQAQEEAYREEVLPSEVPARVSVEAGSSLGWYALVGAAGTSLGIDSFGASAPYQSLYELHGLTAPKVAAAARASFERSLRKATGR; encoded by the coding sequence ATGACCGTCGCCACCGCCCCGCAGGGGTCCGCCCTGCTCTGGGAGGACGCCGACCGCCGGGCCGTCGAGGTCGCCCGCGCCCTGACCGTGGACGCCGTCGAGGCGGCCGGCCACGGGCACCCCGGTACCGCCATGAGCCTCGCGCCGGCCGCGTACCTGCTCTTCCAGCAGCTGCTGCGGCACGACCCCCAGGACCCGCGCTGGGCCGGCCGCGACCGCTTCGTCCTGTCCTGCGGCCACGCCAGCCTGACCCTGTACACACAGCTCTACCTGTCGGGCTACGGACTGACCCTCGACGACCTCAAGGGCCTGCGCACCGAGGGCAGTCTGACCCCCGCGCACCCCGAGTACGGGCACACCCCGGGCGTGGAGACCACCACCGGCCCCCTCGGCCAGGGCCTCGCCAACGCGGTGGGCATGGCCATGGCGGCCCGCCGGGAGCGCGGCCTGTTCGACCCCGAGGCCGCCCCCGGAACCTCCCCCTTCGACCACACCGTCTGGGCCATCGCCTCCGAGGGCGACCTGGAGGAGGGCGTCGCCCACGAGGCCAGCTCGCTCGCCGGCCACCAGCGCCTGGGCAACCTCGTCGTCCTCTACGACGAGAACCGCATCTCCATCGAGGACGACCGGCAGATCGCGCACTCCGAAGACACCCTCGCCCGCTACCGGGCCTACGGCTGGCACGTCCAGGAGGTCGACTGGACCGCGACCGGCGAGGCCACCGAGTACACGGAGGACGTCGCGGCCCTGCACCGGGCGCTCACCACCGCCCGCGAGACCACCGACCGGCCCTCCCTCGTATCGCTGCGCACGATCATCGGCTGGCCCGCGCCGAAGAAGCGCAACACCGGCGGCATCCACGGATCGGCCCTCGGCGCCGAGGAGGCCGCCGGCGCCAAGGCCGCGATGGGCCTCGACCCCTCGCTCTCCTTCCAGGTCCCCGCCGAAGTCCTCGCCCACGCCCGCCGGGTCGTCGACCGCGGCGCCGAGGCGCACCGCCAGTGGGACAAGACCCTGGCCGACTGGCGCGCCCTGAACCCGGAGCGCGCCGAGCTCTTCGACCGGCTCTCCGAGCGCCGGCTGCCCGAGGGCTGGCAGGAGAACCTGCCGGTCTTCCCCGCGGGCGGCCAGATCGCCACCCGCAAGGCATCGGGCGAGGTGCTGAACGCCCTGGCCTCCGTACTGCCCGAACTGTGGGGCGGCTCCGCCGACCTCGCCGAGTCCAACCTCACCACCATGAAGGGCGAACCGTCCTTCATCCCCGAGGAACTGGCCACCGAGGCCTACTCCGGCCACCAGTACGGGCGGACCCTGCACTTCGGCATCCGCGAACACGCCATGGGCGCCATCCTCAACGGCATCGCCCTGCACGGCGGAACCCGCCCCTACGGCGGCACCTTCCTCGTCTTCTCCGACTACATGCGCCCCGCCGTCCGCCTCGCGGCCATGATGAAGCTGCCCGTCACCTACGTCTGGACCCACGACTCCACCGGGCTCGGCGAGGACGGACCCACCCACCAGCCCATCGAGCACCTGTGGTCGCTGCGCGCCATCCCGGGCCTGGACGTGGTCCGGCCCGCCGACGCGAACGAGACCGTCGTCGCCTGGCGCACCATCCTGGAGAACGACGACCGCCCGGCGGGCCTGTGCCTGTCCCGGCAGAACCTGCCCGTCCTGGAACGCACCGAGGAGAGCGGCCTGTCCCCCGCCGAGGGCGCCGCGCGCGGCGGCTACGTCCTGGCCGAGGCCGACGGCGGCCGCCCCCAGGCCATCCTCATCGCCACCGGCAGCGAGGTGCCCATCGCCCTCGACGCCCGGCGCATCCTGCAGGACGGGGGCCTGGCCACCCGCGTGGTGTCCATGCCGTGCCTGGAGTGGTTCCAGGCCCAGGAGGAGGCGTACCGCGAGGAGGTACTGCCCTCCGAGGTGCCCGCCCGCGTCTCCGTCGAGGCGGGCTCCAGCCTCGGCTGGTACGCCCTGGTCGGCGCGGCCGGCACTTCGCTGGGCATCGACTCCTTCGGCGCCTCCGCCCCGTACCAGTCCCTGTACGAACTGCACGGCCTGACGGCTCCGAAGGTCGCCGCCGCCGCCCGCGCGAGCTTCGAGCGCTCGCTCCGCAAGGCCACGGGCCGATGA